In Pangasianodon hypophthalmus isolate fPanHyp1 chromosome 5, fPanHyp1.pri, whole genome shotgun sequence, the DNA window CAGACTTTTTGTGTAGTTAGtgaagtgtgttgtgctggatggatctTATTCATCCACGTGTGGCCGCATTTCGAAACTTGACTGCCTGCATCCGCAGTAAATAACTGGGTTCggataatgaaatgatttaataaatcaaatgtatgAACGCACGTCACATACATCGCACCCATACATGGTGATGTACGGAGAACACGGGGGTTGTTCTGTGCATCAACACGCTTCTACATGACAGTCTGATCGACACGGCAGTCTGAAATGATGAACATTGTAGACGTctaataaatgagtaaagtaAGTGGATAAGTTATGGACGGTGTTGTCAGATTGCAAAAATGCTGGGCTGCAAAATCCTCTTTACCGTGAGCGTTGTGTTTATAGAAAAGAGACGGCTTGTGAGTAGACAGTGCTTCGGTGTGTTCAGTAGAACACTGGCTTTGTGTCGACACACGTGTTTGATGAATTGTATATTAGTTTCTTTGGCACGAATGGTGAAGCGAGTATGCTTTCCTTGTGAATGACACTTGGAGTTTAAGAATGTGGAGTTTAAGAATGTTAGCGTTTGAGAAAGTGTATCTAATTTAGACATTATACCTTAGATAGTCCATTATATTTTGCCTTTGAGAGAACTGATAAAGTAAGGCCCGAGAGTTGTCTTTGCATTCCTTTCTGTGCCGCTTGTGAGTGACCTATTCGTGTGGTAAAATGTGGGCTCGATTAAAAGTGTACACAGACTGTGATGGTGATCAGCTGAATGAGGGGCCTACTAATAAGATGCTGTGCTGCTACGCGAGACCCGTCGTTATAGCAGACATAGGAGTTTAGAATCCGGGCCTTGAGCCCACAGGCATGCTCAAAAGGAACGTCTCGTGTCTGTAAAGGGAATGTCAATGTTTTACAAACACAGAGTACTTTTACTAACCTCCTTACACTGACGGgtgtttgtctgtatgttttgtttttttttaatatatatgccTTGCATATCAGATTAAGACTTCtactacaattactactactactactggaaaaacaactactactaataataataatagtaataataatgtttgtgtgtatagagagggtgaggaagaagaagacgcTAGCAGGTAGAAAGCTGTGgcgttctgtttctttttgaatgTGCTCTATTGTGTGACCGTTGGTCTTAGGCCCGCCTCCTCGCCTGTTCTCAACAAGGTCCTGTAGAGGGCGGATAAATATGTGGGCGCTGCGCGGCGAGTTTTATTGAGCAGCTTGACTTCGAGAGAGCAGCATCATGTCTGGCAGAGGCAAGGGCGGAAAGGGGCTCGGCAAAGGAGGCGCCAAGCGTCACCGTAAAGTTCTTCGCGATAACATCCAGGGAATCACCAAGCCGGCTATTCGCCGTCTGGCTCGCCGTGGCGGTGTTAAGCGTATTTCCGGTCTGATCTACGAAGAGACTCGCGGTGTGCTGAAGGTGTTCCTGGAGAACGTGATCCGCGACGCCGTCACCTACACCGAGCATGCCAAGAGGAAGACGGTCACCGCCATGGATGTGGTGTACGCCCTGAAACGCCAGGGACGCACCCTGTACGGCTTCGGCGGTTAAACGCTCCAACACCGAACGACGCGAACacaacggctcttttaagagccacccaaacatccagaaaaagagctgtttctcgtgctgtgtgtgtgtggggttttttttttttttttttttgcgagggGGCCTTTAAGCAAATGGCGTCAAGCGCCGTACACACGTAGCATACAAGTAGAAGATAATTTCTGTATGAACACATAACGATCATAATAATCTAGTTttcaatgtttatatttagtgtgtacgtgtgtgtgtgtgtgtgtgtgtgtgtgtaaaacgcgTTAGAAGACGGTGGTAGTagagataaatatatacatatacatatatgtatgtgtgtgtgtgtatttttattttattttacttttttcctttagttATAGTGCAcattgtgaatataaaaaggcGGGAAGGGAAACAAAGCGTAGCGGGGGggagcgaggaggaggaggaggaggaggaggaggaggaggaggaggagggcggAGCGGTGGGAGGCTCCCTGTATGAGGCGGGTTGGGATTTtgaccaataaaaaaatgttcttcgcTTGTGCCTAATTACAATGTCGGCCTGTAAATAGAGCGGCCGCGAGGCGGGCGTTATTCATTCTCTCGCAGTTTAcaggagaagcagcagcagcaacatgcCCGACCCAGCCAAGGCCGCTCCCAAGAAGGGATCCAAGAAAGCCGTGACCAAGACGGCCGGCAAAGGAGGCAAGAAGCGCAGAAAGTCCAGGAAGGAGAGCTACGCTATCTACGTGTACAAAGTCCTGAAGCAGGTGCACCCCGACACCGGCATTTCTTCTAAGGCGATGGGCATCATGAACTCGTTCGTGAACGACATCTTCGAGCGTATCGCCGGTGAGTCCTCTCGTCTGGCTCATTACAACAAGCGCTCCACCATCACCTCCAGGGAGATCCAGACCGCCGTGCGCCTGTTGCTTCCCGGCGAGCTGGCCAAGCACGCCGTGTCCGAGGGCACCAAGGCCGTCACCAAGTACACCAGCTCCAAGTAAAGCGCCTTACCGCCGTCTTCATCAACccaacggctcttttaagagccacccactcCTTCATATAAagagcattttcttcttttcctctctgtctctctctctctttctgtgtgtgtgtgtgtgtgtgtgtgtgtgtgtgtgtgtgtgtgtggcgggggGAGGGGGGGCGCGTTCCCCGCCGGCTTTTATCGCGCTGTTTCCCCGCGactgttttgttcattgtgtCAGTTTTGTAGTATGCTAAATGCACAGGTGAGTAAATATAAACTAGATTGTTCGAGCATTGCGcgttgttaaataataattgttgctAAATAATTTTATGGCAGAATGAAGTAATTCTAATCAGTGTTATAGCACtgcaaaataattcaaaatagggttcTAGAGGGACAAAGTAACTCCAATAGGGTAATAGCAATACAAAGTAATTGAAAATGGGCTTATAGGAACAAGAGGTACTTGAAAATAGGTCTATAACAGTGTAACGTCATTCAAATTACCGTATTATAGAGGCACACAGTAATTCAACATAGGGTTGTAGCTGCACTGAGtaattaattcaaaataggattatagcGGCACAGAGTAATTAAATGTAGTGATATGGTACCACAAAGTACTTTCAAATAGGCTCATAGTgacacagagtacttcaaaatagggttatagcagcacgaaataattcaaaatagggttattgCGGTACTAAAGAACTCAGAATAGGATTATAGCGGCACAGAGTTattcaaaataatgtttatagctgtgcaGAGTAATTATAAATAGGATTAAagcagcatgaagtaattcaaattaatgttaGAGTTACCACAAAGTAACTCAAAATAGGATTATAGTTGTGTcgagtaattcaaaatagggttatagaGGGACAGAGTAGTTCAAAATAAGATCGTCGTGGCACggaataattcaaaatagggaTATAGCAACaaaaagtaattcaaaataggcttatagcagcatgaagtaatACAAATTACTGGTACAGCaccacagagtacttcaaaataggctttatagcagcatgaagtaattcaaatgacagcaCCACgaagtacttcaaaataggcttatagcagtgCAGAGTAATTCAAAACAGGGTTACAGCAACTCAAAATATGGTTATAGCATcacaaagtaattcaaaatacgtttattgcatcacacagtgattcaaaataaagttctatcagtgtgaagtaaataaattaatgttacagcacCACAAAGTACTTCAAAACAGGCCTATTGCAGCGCAGAGTAcgtcaaaataggcttatagcagcacagagtacttcaaaacaggcctacagcagcacagagtacttcaaaataggcctatagccgcacagagtacttcaaaataggcttatagcagcgcagagtacttcaacatatggttatagcagcacgatgtacttcaaaataggcttatagcagcacgatgtagtTCAAAACAGGCTTATAGCAGcaggatgtacttcaaaataggcctatagcagcaggatgtacttcaaaataggcctatagccgcacagagtacttcaaaatagggttatagcagcacgatgtacttcaaaataggcttatagccgcacagagtacttcaaaacgggcttatagcagcacgatgtacttcaaaataggcctatagcagcacagagtacttcaaaatgggcctatagccgcacagagtacttcaaaatgggcttatagcagcacgatgtacttcaaaataggcctatagcagcacagagtacttcaaaataggcctatatccgcacagagtacttcaaaacgggcttatagcagcacagagtacttcaaaacgggcttatagcagcacagagtacttcaaaatgggcctatagcagcacagagtacttcaaaacgggcttatagcagcacgatgtacttcaaaataggcctatagcagcgcagagtacttcaaaacgggcctatagcagcacgatgtacttcaaaatgggcttatagcagcgcagagtacttcaaaacgggcttatagcagcacgatgtacttcaaaataggcttatagcagcacgatgtacttcaaaatgggcctatagcagcgcagagtacttcaaaatgggcttatagcagcacagagtacttcaaaacgggcttatagcagcacagagtacttcaaaacgggcttatagcagcacagagtacttcaaaatgggcctatagcagcacagagtacttcaaaacgggcttatagcagcacgatgtacttcaaaatgggcctatagcagcgcagagtacttcaaaatgggcctatagcagcacgatgtacttcaaaatgggcttatagcagcgcagagtacttcaaaacgggcttatagcagcacgatgtacttcaaaataggcttatagcagcacgatgtacttcaaaatgggcctatagcagcgcagagtacttcaaaatgggcctatagcagcgcagagtacttcaaaacgggcttatagcagcacagagtacttcaaaatgggcctatagcagcacagagtacttcaaaacgggcctatagcagcacgatgtacttcaaaataggcctatagcagcgcagagtacttcaaaatgggcctatagcagcacgatgtacttcaaaataggcttatagcagcgcagagtacttcaaaacgggcttatagcagcacgatgtacttcaaaacgggcttatagcagcacgatgtacttcaaaatgggcctatagcagcgcagagtacttcaaaatgggcttatagcagcgcagagtacttcaaaataggcctatagcagcacagagtacttcaaaataggcttatagcagcacgatgtacttcaaaataggcttatagcagcgcagagtacttcaaaataggcctatagcagcacgatgtacttcaaaatgggcttatagcagcgcagagtacttcaaaatgggcttatagcagcacgatgtacttcaaaatgggcttatagcagcacgatgtacttcaaaatgggcttatagcagcacgatgtacttcaaaatgggcttatagccgcacagagtacttcaaaatgggcttatagcagcacgatgtacttcaaaataggcctatagccgcacagagtacttcaaaataggcctatagcagcacgatgtacttcaaaacgggcctatagcagcgcagagtacttcaaaatgggcttatagcagcacgatgtacttcaaaatgggcttatagcagcacgatgtacttcaaaatgggcttatagcagcacgatgtacttcaaaataggcttatagccgcacagagtacttcaaaatgggcttatagccgcacagagtaatTCTAATCAATGTTATAGCAgcaggaaatacttcaaaataggattcTAGCCATACTGAGTAAATCGCAATCACAAGTTTAAAGCACTGTGgaggaaatacaaaatgtagaagTGTGAAGATAGAAGTgtggagtaaataaaaatgcatttatagcagCATTGGCTACATTTATCAATTAAAACGAGGTGATAGTTGAATAACAACGAATGGGGTTAGAGCTCTGTCGAGTTCATAAGACTAGAGTTACAGCAGTGTGGAATTGAATAAACATAAGGATAtagcagagccgggctaaacggcactagggttagggcagagttgggctaaacggcactagggttagggcagagccgggctaaacggcactagggttagggcagagccgggctaaacggcactagggttagggcagagttgggctaaacggcactagggttagggcagagccgggctaaacggcactagggttagggcagagccgggctaaacggcactagggttaacTAGGGCTAGGGCTAGGGCGGAGACAGGCGCAGGTAACGAGGCGGAGGTGCGCGCCGATCGAGGCGGCCACGAGGCGCACCTGGCGCCCCGGGACCACAAGAGGACGCGGCCGCGCACGAGGAGCGCCAGCCCGAGTGCCGGCGCCAGCCCGAGCGACGAAGACCAGACGAGGACAAAGACGCTGGGAGTCACGCTGCGGGAGTCGCCTCGTCCCTCCGAGCGCGcccgctctctccctctttcgcCCTCGCTCTC includes these proteins:
- the LOC117596738 gene encoding histone H2B-like, with translation MPDPAKAAPKKGSKKAVTKTAGKGGKKRRKSRKESYAIYVYKVLKQVHPDTGISSKAMGIMNSFVNDIFERIAGESSRLAHYNKRSTITSREIQTAVRLLLPGELAKHAVSEGTKAVTKYTSSK